One Cricetulus griseus strain 17A/GY chromosome 5, alternate assembly CriGri-PICRH-1.0, whole genome shotgun sequence genomic window carries:
- the Tstd1 gene encoding thiosulfate:glutathione sulfurtransferase — protein sequence MLRVALLRLSHTVASAGTMTGVPTVSFSELRSLLASGRARLFDVRSREEAEAGTIPGALNIPVSELEVALTMDPAAFQALYSAEKPKLEDKNLIFFCQLGKRGFQATQLAQSLGYTGARNYPGAYKEWLEKEG from the exons ATGCTTCGGGTTGCACTCCTGCGACTCAgtcacacagttgcttctgctgggACCATGACTGGAG TGCCTACAGTCTCGTTCTCTGAACTCCGTTCACTCCTAGCCTCAGGCAGGGCCCGGCTCTTCGATGTTCGATCTCGGGAGGAAGCAGAAGCTGGTACCATCCCCGGGGCACTCAACATCCCTG TGTCTGAGTTGGAAGTCGCCTTGACCATGGACCCAGCTGCTTTCCAAGCTTTGTACAGTGCTGAGAAGCCAAAGCTTGAAGACAAGAATCTTATTTTCTTCTGTCAGCTGGGCAAGCGGGGCTTCCAGGCCACACAGCTGGCACAAAGTCTTGGATACACAGG GGCTCGAAACTATCCCGGGGCCTATAAGGAATGGCTGGAGAAAGAGGGCTAG
- the Usf1 gene encoding upstream stimulatory factor 1 isoform X1: MKGQQKTAETEEGTVQIQEGAVATGEDPTSVAIASIQSAATFPDPNVKYVFRTENGGQVMYRVIQVSEGQLDGQTEGTGAISGYPATQSMTQAVIQGAFTSDDAVDSEGTAAETHYTYFPSAAVGDGAAGTTSGSTTAVVTTQGSEALLGQATPPSTGQFFVMMSPQEVLQGGSQRSIAPRTHPYSPKSEAPRTTRDEKRRAQHNEVERRRRDKINNWIVQLSKIIPDCSMESTKSGQSKGGILSKACDYIQELRQSNHRLSEELQGLDQLQLDNDVLRQQVEDLKNKNLLLRAQLRHHGLEVVIKNDSN; encoded by the exons ATGAAGGG GCAGCAGAAAACAGCTGAAACCGAAGAGGGGACAGTGCAGATTCAGGAAG GTGCAGTAGCTACTGGAGAGGACCCAACTAGTGTAGCTATCGCCAGCATCCAGTCAGCTGCTACTTTCCCTGATCCCAACGTCAAGTACGTCTTCCGAACTGAGAATGGGGGCCAG GTGATGTACAGGGTGATCCAGGTGTCTGAGGGGCAGCTGGATGGCCAGACAGAGGGCACTGGCGCTATCAGTGGCTACCCTGCCACTCAGTCTATGACCCAG GCAGTGATCCAGGGTGCTTTCACCAGTGATGATGCAGTTGACTCGGAGGGAACAGCTGCTGAAACACATTACACTTACTTTCCCAGCGCTGCGGTGGGAGATGGGGCAGCGGGTACCACATCTGGAAGTACAACTGCTGTTGTTACCACCCAGGGCTCAGAGGCACTACTGGGGCAGGCAACCCCTCCCAGCACTG GTCAGTTCTTTGTAATGATGTCACCACAAGAAGTATTGCAGGGAGGGAGCCAGCGTTCAATTGCCCCCAGGACCCACCCTTATTCCCC GAAGTCAGAGGCTCCCAGAACAACTCGAGATGAGAAGCGAAGGGCTCAACATAATGAAG TGGAGCGCCGTCGCCGGGACAAGATCAACAACTGGATTGTGCAGCTGTCCAAAATCATCCCAGACTGCTCTATGGAGAGCACCAAGTCTGGCCAG AGTAAAGGTGGAATCCTATCCAAAGCCTGCGATTATATCCAGGAGCTGCGGCAGAGCAACCACCGGTTGTCTGAAGAATTGCAGGGCTTAGATCAGCTGCAGCTGGACAATGATGTGCTTCGACAACAG GTGGAAGATCTTAAAAACAAGAACCTGCTACTGCGAGCTCAGTTACGGCACCATGGATTAGAGGTCGTCATCAAGAATGACAGCAACTAA
- the Usf1 gene encoding upstream stimulatory factor 1 isoform X2, whose amino-acid sequence MYRVIQVSEGQLDGQTEGTGAISGYPATQSMTQAVIQGAFTSDDAVDSEGTAAETHYTYFPSAAVGDGAAGTTSGSTTAVVTTQGSEALLGQATPPSTGQFFVMMSPQEVLQGGSQRSIAPRTHPYSPKSEAPRTTRDEKRRAQHNEVERRRRDKINNWIVQLSKIIPDCSMESTKSGQSKGGILSKACDYIQELRQSNHRLSEELQGLDQLQLDNDVLRQQVEDLKNKNLLLRAQLRHHGLEVVIKNDSN is encoded by the exons ATGTACAGGGTGATCCAGGTGTCTGAGGGGCAGCTGGATGGCCAGACAGAGGGCACTGGCGCTATCAGTGGCTACCCTGCCACTCAGTCTATGACCCAG GCAGTGATCCAGGGTGCTTTCACCAGTGATGATGCAGTTGACTCGGAGGGAACAGCTGCTGAAACACATTACACTTACTTTCCCAGCGCTGCGGTGGGAGATGGGGCAGCGGGTACCACATCTGGAAGTACAACTGCTGTTGTTACCACCCAGGGCTCAGAGGCACTACTGGGGCAGGCAACCCCTCCCAGCACTG GTCAGTTCTTTGTAATGATGTCACCACAAGAAGTATTGCAGGGAGGGAGCCAGCGTTCAATTGCCCCCAGGACCCACCCTTATTCCCC GAAGTCAGAGGCTCCCAGAACAACTCGAGATGAGAAGCGAAGGGCTCAACATAATGAAG TGGAGCGCCGTCGCCGGGACAAGATCAACAACTGGATTGTGCAGCTGTCCAAAATCATCCCAGACTGCTCTATGGAGAGCACCAAGTCTGGCCAG AGTAAAGGTGGAATCCTATCCAAAGCCTGCGATTATATCCAGGAGCTGCGGCAGAGCAACCACCGGTTGTCTGAAGAATTGCAGGGCTTAGATCAGCTGCAGCTGGACAATGATGTGCTTCGACAACAG GTGGAAGATCTTAAAAACAAGAACCTGCTACTGCGAGCTCAGTTACGGCACCATGGATTAGAGGTCGTCATCAAGAATGACAGCAACTAA
- the Arhgap30 gene encoding rho GTPase-activating protein 30: MKSRQKGKKKGYSKERVFGCDLQEHLQHSGQDVPQVLRSCAEFVQEYGVVDGIYRLSGVSSNIQKLRQEFEVERKPDLRRDVYLQDIHCVSSLCKAYFRELPDPLLTYRLYDKFAEAVAVQLEPERLIKILEVLQELPAPNYRTLEFLMRHLVHMASFSAQTNMHARNLAIVWAPNLLRSKDIEASGFNGTAAFMEVRVQSIVVEFILTHVDQLFGGASLSDLESGWKSLPGARASGSSEDNMPRSLPYNLPSILQAGDGPPQIRPYHTIIEIAEHKRKGSLKVRKWRSIFNLGRSGHETKRKLPLRTEDREEKSSKGVLRPAKSMDSLSAAAGAIDEPEGLVGPSSSQSSSLVSENLESNSMEAAEGEQEPESEASGSANSEPGTPRAGRSAIRASGSSRAERCAGVHISDPYNVNLPLHITSILSVPPNIISNVSLVRLTRGLECPALQPRPSPASGPVPGPGPPDEKSEARSVPGPLADSSPEDMTPALEDSLSQEVQDSFSFLEDLSSSEPEWVGVEDREVAKAGASGAAGAAAFSLGEDDPGMGYLEEILGDGPQVEEFSVEPPLDDLSLEDAQYVLAPSCCSPDFDDPTPGAEDDNGEEIFLSAYDDLSPLLGPRPMNWEGAGSLQEEAARCEKQPPIQAEEKQACWEAEENKEAEPGSTSDNREDAEAIPEPGMEAGKADEGGGEAEISQKVMGGFEEGGDEEIETTEENAKGQEVESIGAKDMEETRGEGDKDKKESEIGRKEGAEKGEDIPVESGMDPEHSVQDNLLRGESWEAVHTREAEKGEKDENSDHKPREDRGHGGASGSPEEEDGEEGEVSKEQKSIDIGTEGKRAVGDQLEEGTFSEGPGVEFLEVDSTEEVNEQSSQMEQGPPQPSEPEGMEAEEQLSPEACDLYSCPCGSSGGVGMRLASTLIQVQQVRSVPVVPPKPQFAKMPNAMCSKIHVAPASPCPRPGRLDGTPGERAWGSRASWRNGGSLSFDAAVALARERQRTEAQGIRRTQTCTGGGDYSLNSRTSPCSMTPAHSSRPLSCLELPPEGTEGSEPRGRFSLPPRELQLPVPLMSPQRQTYAFETQTNRGKEGL, encoded by the exons GCAGGAGTTCGAGGTGGAGCGGAAGCCAGACCTTCGGCGAGATGTCTACCTCCAGGACATTCACTGTGTCTCCTCCTTGTGCAAGGCCTATTTCAGAGAACTGCCAGATCCCCTCCTCACTTACCGGCTCTATGACAAGTTTGCT GAGGCAGTGGCAGTGCAGCTAGAGCCAGAACGCTTGATCAAGATCCTTGAAGTGCTTCAAGAACTCCCTGCCCCAAACTACAG GACGCTGGAGTTCCTTATGAGGCACTTGGTCCACATGGCCTCATTTAGTGCCCAAACCAACATGCATGCCCGAAATTTGGCAATCGTGTGGGCCCCCAACCTTCTGAG GTCTAAGGACATAGAGGCCTCAGGCTTCAATGGGACAGCAGCCTTCATGGAGGTGCGTGTGCAGTCCATTGTTGTGGAGTTCATCCTCACCCATGTGGACCAGCTCTTTGGGGGTGCTTCCCTTTCTG ATTTGGAGAGTGGATGGAAATCACTTCCAGGGGCCCGGGCATCAGGCAGTTCTGAAGACAACATGCCCAGGTCTCTGCCCTACAACTTGCCTAGCATCTTACAGGCTGGTGATGGACCTCCACAGATCCGGCCCTACCATACTATCATTGAGATCGCGGAACACAA GAGAAAGGGGTCTTTGAAGGTCAGGAAATGGCGATCTATCTTCAATTTGGGTCGCTCTGGCCATGAGACAAAACGTAAACTTCCCCTGAGGACTGAGGACAGGG aagaaaaatcCAGTAAGGGGGTGCTGCGACCTGCTAAGAGCATGGATTcactgagtgctgcagctggggCCATTGACG AACCTGAGGGACTGGTGGGGCCCAGCAGTTCTCAGTCAAGCTCACTGGTGTCTGAGAACTTGGAGAGTAATTCTATGGAAGCAGCAGAGGGTGAACAAGAGCCTGAGTCAGAGGCATCCGGAAGTGCGAATTCTGAGCCAGGAACTCCACGAGCTGGGCGGTCAGCTATTCGGGCCTCGGGGAGTAGTCGTGCGGAGCGTTGTGCCGGTGTCCACATCTCAGACCCCTACAACGTCAACCTCCCTCTACACATAACCTCTATTCTCAGTGTACCCCCAAACATCATCTCTAATGTCTCCTTGGTCAGGCTTACCCGTGGCCTTGAGTGCCCTGCTCTACAGCCCAGGCCTAGCCCTGCCTCAGGTCCTGTCCCAGGCCCTGGCCCCCCAG ATGAGAAGTCGGAGGCAAGATCAGTCCCAGGTCCCCTGGCTGACTCAAGCCCAGAAGACATGACTCCTGCCCTGGAGGACTCCTTGTCCCAGGAGGTGCAGGATTCCTTCTCCTTCCTAGAGGACTTGAGCAGCTCAGAGCCTGAGTGGGTGGGGGTAGAGGATAGGGAAGTGGCCAAGGCAGGAGCTTcaggagcagcaggagcagcagcttTCTCCCTTGGGGAGGACGACCCTGGGATGGGCTACCTGGAGGAGATCCTGGGAGATGGGCCTCAG GTGGAAGagttctctgtggagccaccccTGGATGATCTGTCTCTGGAAGATGCACAGTACGTCCTGGCTCCTAGCTGCTGTTCCCCTGATTTTGATGACCCCACACCTGGAGCGGAAGACGACAATGGGGAAGAAATCTTCTTGAGTGCCTACGATGATCTGAGTCCCCTTCTAGGACCTAGACCCATGAACTGGGAGGGTGCCGGGAGTCTGCAGGAAGAGGCAGCAAGGTGTGAGAAACAACCTCCAATACAGGCTGAAGAGAAACAGGCATGCTGGGAAGCTGAAGAGAACAAGGAGGCTGAGCCTGGAAGCACATCAGATAACCGGGAAGATGCAGAGGCAATTCCAGAGCCTGGGATGGAAGCTGGGAAGGCCgatgagggaggaggagaggctgAAATAAGCCAAAAGGTGATGGGTGGTTTTGAAGAAGGGGGTGATGAAGAGATAGAGACCACGGAAGAAAACGCCAAAGGTCAAGAGGTTGAAAGTATAGGAGCTAAGGATATGGAGGAAACAAGAGGAGAAGGGGATAAAGACAAGAAGGAGAGCGAAattgggagaaaggaaggagctgAGAAAGGAGAGGACATCCCTGTAGAATCTGGAATGGATCCAGAACATTCAGTCCAGGATAACCTGCTTCGTGGGGAGAGCTGGGAAGCTGTGCACACACGAGAGGCTGAGAAAGGCGAAAAGGATGAGAATAGTGACCACAAGCCAAGAGAAGACCGAGGACATGGTGGAGCTAGTGGAAGCCCAGAagaagaagatggggaggaaggggaggtcaGCAAGGAACAGAAAAGTATAGATATAGGAACTGAAGGCAAGAGAGCTGTTGGTGACCAATTGGAAGAGGGGACCTTCTCTGAAGGGCCAGGTGTAGAGTTCCTGGAGGTTGACAGCACAGAAGAAGTCAATGAACAGTCTTCTCAGATGGAACAAGGCCCTCCACAGCCATctgagccagaggggatggaggctGAGGAACAGCTCAGTCCAGAGGCATGTGACCTGTATTCTTGTCCCTGTGGTTCAAGTGGTGGTGTGGGCATGCGTCTGGCTTCTACCCTAATTCAGGTCCAACAGGTCCGCTCTGTTCCTGTAGTGCCCCCCAAACCACAGTTTGCCAAGATGCCCAATGCAATGTGTAGTAAGATCCATGTAGCACCTGCAAGCCCATGTCCAAGACCTGGTAGGCTTGACGGGACTCCTGGAGAAAGGGCTTGGGGGTCTCGTGCTTCTTGGAGGAATGGGGGTAGTCTTTCCTTTGATGCTGCTGTGGCCCTGGCCCGGGAACGCCAGAGGACTGAGGCTCAGGGAATTCGGCGGACCCAGACTTGTACTGGGGGTGGTGATTATAGCCTCAACTCTAGAACCTCTCCTTGTAGCATGACTCCTGCCCATTCTTCCCGGCCCCTTAGCTGTCTGGAACTCCCACCTGAAGGCACAGAAGGGTCTGAGCCCAGGGGTCGGTTTAGTTTGCCACCTAGAGAACTTCAGCTTCCTGTCCCTCTTATGTCCCCTCAGCGTCAGACATATGCATTTGAAACACAGACTAACCGTGGGAAAGAAGGGCTGTGA